One window from the genome of Cricetulus griseus strain 17A/GY chromosome 2, alternate assembly CriGri-PICRH-1.0, whole genome shotgun sequence encodes:
- the LOC113834242 gene encoding protein NYNRIN-like, with the protein MAMLRASHLPKAIGIIHCRSHQTDSSVISRGNNRADRAARAAALRGPDLPHPPQGVHTLQPTSSQPPPNMRQILSYLHQLFHPNSKALSLFVKAHLKPTSEDLNFLKTITASCKTCQMSNPNSKYRNSPFPTHQARGSLPGTDWQLDFTHMPTVRRVKYLLVLVDTFSGWVEAFPTTNKKAQTVSNILLREIIPRFGIPASLQSDNGPEFTSQISQTLSKALNIPWHFHIPYHPQSSGKVERTNRSLKTVLVKMSQELHLDWVKLLPLALFRLRALPKQPLFISPFELMYGRPALTPGLSPKPSPLPDRLLTPLLHHLRSLLWEFADHSLPRPCATPCTSPINIGDQVLLSPPDQSPSPLSPKWKGPFKVILVTPTAAKLEGLPHWIHLSHLKPFTSPPETRPSYTVSTTGPCSLRFQRTLKSSTLPPISEE; encoded by the coding sequence ATGGCTATGCTAAGGGCCTCTCACCTCCCCAAAGCTATAGGAATTATTCACTGTCGGTcacaccagactgacagctccgTTATCTCTAGGGGCAATAATCGGGCTGATAGAGCAGCTAGGGCTGCAGCCCTCCGAGGCCCAGATCTACCTCACCCACCACAGGGAGTTCATACACTACAACCCACATCCTCACAGCCACCTCCTAACATGAGACAAATTCTGTCCTACTTACACCAGCTTTTCCACCCTAACAGTAaggctctttctctgtttgtcaaggctcacctcaaacctacttctgaggacttaaatttcttaaaaactatcaCTGCCTCCTGTAAAACCTGTCAGATGTCAAACCCTAATTCCAAGTATCGTAACTCCCCTTTTCCCACCCACCAGGCTAGGGGCTCTCTCCCAGGGACTGACTGGCAACTTGACTTcacccacatgcccacagtcagGCGAGTTAAATACCTCCTGGTACTAGTGGATACTTTCTCAGGATGGGTAGAAGCGTTTCCTACTACTAACAAGAAAGCTCAGACTGTCTCTAacatccttctcagggaaattatCCCCCGGTTTGGgattccagcctctcttcagtcagaCAATGGTCCTGAGTTTACCTCTCAGATCTCTCAAACCCTGTCTAAAGCTCTCAATATTCCTTGGCATTTTCATATTCCATACCACCCccagtcctcagggaaggtggAGAGAACTAACCGTTCTTTAAAGACTGTTCTggttaaaatgtcacaggaacttcaCCTTGACTGGGTAAAGCTTCTGCCTCTGGCCCTTTTCAGGCTTAGGGCTCTCCCTAAACAACCACTTTTCATCTCACCCTTTGAACTCATGTACGGGCGGCCGGCTCTAACACCTGGCCTCTCACCTAAACCCTCGCCTCTCCCTGATCGCTTGCTCACACCTTTACTTCATCACCTCCGTTCCCTCCTTTGGGAATTTGCTGACCACTCTCTACCTCGGCCATGTGCCACCCCCTGTACCTCTCCAATTAACATAGGGGATCAAGTACTTCTTTCTCCCCCAGACcagagcccctcccccctgtCTCCTAAGTGGAAGGGCCCTTTCAAAGTAATTCTTGTCACTCCAACAGCAGCTAAGCTTGAGGGCCTTCCCCACTGGATTCACTTATCCCACCTCAAGCCCTTTACTTCTCCACCTGAGACTCGCCCTTCATACACAGTTTCTACAACAGGACCCTGTTCCCTTAGGTTTCAGAGGACACTGAAATCATCCACTTTACCTCCTatttcagaagaataa